A single genomic interval of Capricornis sumatraensis isolate serow.1 chromosome 11, serow.2, whole genome shotgun sequence harbors:
- the RHPN1 gene encoding rhophilin-1, producing the protein MVPEDRSDGPGAGEESARLQGCDLSADSPPSRLQSRRARIHQQIDRELRMRTGAENLYRATSNARVRETVALELSDVNSSLQLLKEELAGLDSSGDTGQPESEGVTAPMIPLGLKETKPLDWAPSLKELICRHFGEDGASYEAEIRELEELRQATRTPSRSKAGLELLTAYYNQLCFLEARFVTPARSLGLLFHWYDSLTGLPAQQRALAFEKGSVLFNIGALHTQIGARQNRSCPEGISCAVEAFQRAAGAFSLLRENFSHAPSPDMSPASLSMLEQLMSAQAQECVFEGLLLQAPGAAHDCLAQLRLAQEAAQVAAEYRLVHQTMVQPPVRDYVPFPWTTLVHVKAEHFHALAHYHAALGLCDGAPVAESELPILEKVFLASAEARGPVLPQEREERSKLGKAHLRRALLGQEAALQLHAVCRALRWEDLLQAVLARALRRSLAKYSELDLEDDFHEATEAPDIQPKTQQRAEGRTPSFSRVKVADIFHRLGPLSVFSAKNHWRLVGPIHLSRGEGGFGFTLRGDSPVLIAAVVPGGRAAEAGLKEGDYIVSVNGQPCRWWKHAEVVAQLKGVGDEGVSLQMVTLLPAAELPVSGDRQPALGGLLRSQKECGQETPVPSRASPRPRPLLGWNRKANRGKTGRRMPPSVHTLPQDRSPKPSFSLALSDPCRAPHPHPALVHLVPHRLEKDQLPSCPAPPSTSSPGVHSTASHPSGVLAEANYCMPSALPPCKERDSLPASVPPVPSPNTVCIEGL; encoded by the exons AGCCACCAGCAACGCCCGCGTCAGGGAGACTGTGGCCCTGGAACTGAGTGACGTCAACTCCAGCCTGCAGCTGCTGAAGGAGGAGCTGGCGGGGCTCGACAGCAGCGGGGACACGGGCCAGCCCGAGAg CGAAGGCGTCACTGCCCCCATGATCCCCCTGGGGCTGAAGGAGACCAAGCCCCTGGACTGGGCCCCCTCCCTGAAG GAGCTGATCTGCAGGCACTTTGGGGAGGATGGAGCTTCCTATGAGGCTGAGATCAGGGAGCTGGAGGAGCTGCGGCAG GCCACGCGGACCCCCAGCCGGAGCAAGGCTGGCCTGGAGCTGCTCACGGCCTACTACAACCAGCTCTGCTTCCTGGAGGCACGCTTTGTCACCCCTGCCCGGAGCCTCGGGCTGCTCTTCCACTG GTACGACTCGCTGACAGGGCTTCCAGCCCAGCAGCGGGCCCTGGCCTTCGAGAAGGGCAGCGTGCTGTTCAACATCGGCGCCCTGCACACCCAGATCGGGGCTCGCCAGAACCGCTCCTGCCCTGAGGGCATCAGCTGCGCCGTGGAAGCCTTTCAGAGGGCTGCTG GGGCCTTCAGCCTCCTGAGGGAGAACTTCTCCCATGCACCCAGCCCGGACATGAGCCCCGCCTCGCTCTCCATGCTGGAGCAGCTCATGAGTGCCCAGGCCCAGGAGTGTGTCTTCGAGGGCCTCTTGCTGCAGGCCCCCGGTGCCGCCCACGACTGCCTGGCCCAGCTGCGCCTCGCCCAGGAGGCGGCCCAG GTGGCGGCCGAGTACCGGCTGGTGCATCAGACCATGGTCCAGCCGCCCGTCCGGGACTACGTGCCCTTCCCCTGGACCACCCTGGTGCACGTGAAGGCTGAGCACTTCCACGCCCTGGCTCACTACCACGCGGCCCTGGGCCTGTGTGACGGCGCCC CGGTGGCCGAGTCGGAGCTCCCCATCCTTGAGAAAGTGTTCCTGGCCTCGGCTGAGGCCCGGGGCCCGGTGCTGCCCCAGGAGCGCGAGGAACGCAGCAAGCTGG GCAAGGCCCACCTGAGGCGGGCCCTCCTGGGGCAGGAGGCGGCGCTGCAGCTGCACGCCGTGTGCCGAGCCCTGCGCTGGGAGGACCTGCTGCAGGCCGTGCTGGCCCGGGCACTGCGGCGTTCTCTGGCCAAGTACTCGGAGCTCGACCTGGAGGACGACTTCCATGAGGCCACCGAGGCCCCTGACATCCAGC CTAAAACgcagcagagggcagagggaaggaCACCCAGCTTCTCCCGGGTGAAGGTAGCTGATATCTTCCACCGGCTG GGGCCCCTGTCCGTGTTCTCAGCCAAGAATCACTGGCGGCTGGTGGGGCCCATTCACCTGTCTCGAGGAGAGGGAGGCTTCGGCTTCACGCTGCGGGGAGACTCGCCTGTTCTCATTGCTGCCGTCGTTCCAGGGGGCCGGGCTGCG GAGGCCGGCCTGAAGGAGGGTGACTACATCGTGTCGGTGAATGGGCAGCCGTGCAGGTGGTGGAAGCACGCGGAGGTGGTGGCCCAGCTGAAGGGTGTGGGCGACGAGGGCGTGAGCCTGCAGATGGTCACGCTGCTGCCTGCTGCCGAGCTGCCCGTCTCG GGGGACCGCCAGCCAGCCCTTGGGGGGCTTCTGAGAAGCCAGAAGGAGTGTGGCCAAGAGACACCAGTGCCCTCACGAGCCAGCCCGAGGCCCAGGCCCCTCCTTGGCTGGAACCGCAAGGCCAACAGGGGCAAGACTGGAAGAAG GATGCCACCCTCTGTCCACACCCTCCCTCAGGACCGCAGCCCCAAGCCCAGCTTCTCTTTGGCCCTCAGTGACCCCTGccgggccccccacccccaccccgcactGGTCCACCTGGTGCCCCACAGGCTGGAGAAGGACCAgcttccctcctgccctgcccctccctccacaAGCAGCCCAGGTGTCCACAGCACGGCCTCCCACCCGAGTGGTGTCCTAGCAGAAGCCAACTACTGCATGCCTTCTGCTCTCCCTCCGTGCAAGGAGCGGGACTCCCTCCCTGCTTCCGTACCTCCTGTCCCGTCTCCCAACACCGTGTGCATCGAGGGCCTCTGA